In the genome of Methanotorris formicicus Mc-S-70, one region contains:
- a CDS encoding HAD family hydrolase produces the protein MEIDAIIIFDLNGTIATDGIIKDSTKEKIKELRKSHEIFILSADTFGTLKDIEMELDIKGIKVDKEKYGNEKIAKLKILETLKNENPNKKIIAFGNGANDELLLKNADLGICVIGDEGVWTKTLLNSDIVVKDIDDGLDLILKRKRLEATIRI, from the coding sequence ATGGAGATAGATGCCATTATTATCTTTGACTTAAATGGGACAATAGCAACAGATGGGATTATAAAAGATTCAACAAAAGAAAAAATAAAAGAATTACGAAAATCCCATGAGATTTTTATCCTGTCTGCAGATACATTTGGAACTTTAAAGGATATAGAGATGGAGTTGGATATTAAAGGAATAAAGGTGGACAAGGAGAAATATGGAAACGAGAAGATAGCCAAATTAAAAATTTTAGAAACATTAAAGAATGAGAATCCAAATAAAAAAATCATTGCTTTTGGAAATGGAGCAAATGATGAGTTATTATTAAAAAATGCTGATTTAGGAATTTGTGTTATTGGGGATGAAGGCGTCTGGACCAAGACTTTATTAAATTCAGATATTGTTGTTAAGGATATTGATGATGGATTAGATTTAATCTTAAAAAGAAAGAGATTAGAAGCGACCATTAGGATTTAG
- the larB gene encoding nickel pincer cofactor biosynthesis protein LarB, which yields MRDILIKLKNGEIDVDEAEKRLKLSYFDELEEFCKLDVNRKHRTGIPEAIYGESKTTKDLAKIMVHLAEKNDVAFATRVKDIDALKKELKNYNLENFDFKINEIGRTFALIKKGYNVEKIGKVGILAAGTSDIPVAEEAKETAEIMGCEVIKSYDVGIAGVHRLFKPLKRMIDEEVCCIIVVAGMEGALPSLVTSLVDVPVIGVPTSVGYGVKITPILTMLHSCSPGLAIVNIDNGFGAGAFAGLIASMIYQKLKLPSETVIY from the coding sequence ATGAGGGATATACTGATAAAATTAAAAAATGGAGAAATTGATGTTGATGAGGCAGAAAAAAGATTAAAATTGAGTTACTTTGATGAGTTAGAGGAATTCTGTAAATTGGACGTTAACAGAAAGCATAGAACAGGAATACCTGAGGCAATATATGGGGAGAGTAAAACCACTAAAGATTTAGCAAAGATTATGGTACATTTGGCAGAGAAGAATGATGTTGCATTTGCCACACGTGTTAAAGATATTGACGCATTAAAAAAGGAATTAAAAAACTATAACTTAGAAAATTTTGATTTTAAAATAAATGAAATAGGAAGAACCTTTGCATTAATAAAAAAAGGTTATAATGTAGAAAAGATTGGAAAAGTCGGTATCTTAGCAGCAGGAACCTCAGATATTCCTGTTGCAGAGGAAGCAAAAGAAACTGCAGAGATTATGGGATGTGAGGTTATAAAATCCTATGATGTTGGGATTGCTGGAGTTCATAGGTTATTTAAACCTTTGAAAAGGATGATTGATGAGGAAGTTTGTTGTATTATTGTTGTTGCTGGTATGGAAGGGGCTTTACCTTCCCTTGTAACGTCCCTTGTTGATGTTCCAGTTATTGGAGTGCCAACATCTGTGGGTTATGGGGTGAAGATAACCCCAATCCTCACTATGCTCCACTCATGTTCCCCAGGTTTGGCAATAGTTAATATTGATAATGGATTTGGTGCTGGGGCATTTGCTGGTTTAATAGCATCCATGATATACCAAAAATTAAAACTGCCTTCTGAAACTGTTATATATTAG
- a CDS encoding ATP-binding cassette domain-containing protein, with product MNFLKIEDLSIDLGEFKLVDVNLEVKKRDYLTIIGPTGSGKSILLETIAGFYKPEKGRIYLEGEDITNLPPEKRNMSIVYQDYVLFPHKTVFDNIAYGLKKKIKDKEKIREEVTQITEVLKISHLLHRKPTTLSGGEQQRVALARALIVKPKLLLMDEPFSALDIKTKENLRKLVKKAISEYETTVLHVTHDFDDVWSLANKVVVMKNGKILQEGDVNEIFYKPSINFVADFVGTNVLDGEVIGKEDGLTKIKVGNCVLLSVDDGEGKVRLSIRPEDIIISNNPIETSARNEFRCKVEKINRMGNLVYLTLNVDGIMLRCILTPNALYSLNIKEEDIIYALIKATNVRIIAKNVEGECRS from the coding sequence ATGAATTTTTTAAAGATTGAGGATTTAAGTATTGATTTAGGTGAGTTTAAACTTGTCGATGTTAATTTAGAGGTAAAGAAGAGAGATTATTTAACAATTATAGGTCCTACAGGAAGTGGTAAATCCATACTATTAGAAACAATCGCTGGATTTTACAAACCAGAAAAGGGAAGAATTTATCTTGAAGGGGAAGATATAACTAATCTACCCCCAGAAAAAAGAAATATGAGTATTGTATATCAAGATTATGTTCTATTTCCACATAAGACGGTTTTTGACAATATTGCCTATGGTTTGAAGAAAAAAATTAAAGATAAGGAAAAGATTAGAGAAGAAGTAACCCAAATTACAGAGGTATTGAAAATATCCCATTTGTTGCATAGGAAGCCAACAACGTTAAGTGGTGGAGAACAGCAGAGAGTTGCTTTAGCAAGGGCTTTGATAGTTAAACCAAAACTCTTATTGATGGATGAGCCATTCAGTGCCTTAGATATAAAAACAAAAGAAAATTTAAGGAAGTTGGTTAAAAAAGCAATAAGTGAATATGAAACAACTGTCTTGCATGTAACCCATGATTTTGATGATGTTTGGAGTTTGGCAAATAAGGTTGTAGTTATGAAAAATGGAAAGATTCTACAGGAAGGGGACGTTAATGAGATATTTTATAAACCATCTATAAACTTTGTCGCTGATTTTGTTGGAACTAATGTTTTAGATGGGGAAGTTATTGGAAAAGAAGATGGATTAACAAAAATAAAGGTTGGGAATTGTGTATTGTTAAGTGTTGATGATGGGGAGGGGAAGGTTAGATTATCAATAAGACCAGAGGATATAATCATCTCAAACAATCCAATAGAGACATCTGCAAGGAATGAATTTAGATGTAAAGTTGAGAAAATTAATAGAATGGGGAATTTAGTGTATTTAACTTTGAATGTTGATGGGATAATGTTGAGATGTATTTTAACACCAAATGCATTGTATAGTTTGAATATAAAAGAAGAAGATATTATTTATGCATTAATAAAAGCAACTAATGTGAGAATTATTGCTAAGAACGTTGAAGGTGAATGTAGAAGTTAA